One segment of Mycolicibacterium baixiangningiae DNA contains the following:
- a CDS encoding DUF6632 domain-containing protein, which produces MTPSSRYRLLQIALVVFGTVMLLLYPLAVVWPSGWAWHPGAPHQSDYFMMIVGLYATLGVFLWNAARRPEAHLSLIWFTVCSSVVHAAIMAVQSFGDGHDTGHLLGDVPALLLVAVVLSALVLSSGAGRRSDHPA; this is translated from the coding sequence ATGACACCGTCGTCGCGCTACCGACTCCTGCAGATCGCACTCGTCGTCTTCGGGACAGTGATGCTGCTGCTCTACCCGCTGGCGGTGGTATGGCCGTCGGGGTGGGCGTGGCATCCCGGCGCACCGCACCAGTCCGACTACTTCATGATGATCGTCGGCCTGTACGCCACGCTCGGAGTGTTTCTGTGGAACGCGGCTCGACGCCCCGAAGCCCATCTCAGCCTGATCTGGTTCACCGTGTGCTCGAGTGTCGTGCACGCCGCGATCATGGCGGTGCAGTCCTTCGGCGACGGCCATGACACGGGTCACCTGCTGGGGGATGTCCCGGCGCTGCTACTGGTCGCCGTGGTGCTGTCGGCGCTCGTGCTGTCCTCCGGCGCCGGACGGCGGTCAGACCACCCCGCGTAG
- a CDS encoding IS110 family RNA-guided transposase — translation MFTERTSVGLDVHARSVAAAAIDGVTGEVQQTRLTPSHEHIRSWISGLPGPVAVAYEAGPTGFGLQRSLTDAGIRCVVVAPSKLQKPAGDRVKTDARDALHLCRLLRLDEITSVSIPSVAQEAARDLVRAREDCRGDLMRARHRLSKLLLRHGIVYYGGAAWTGAHDQWLRTVAAPQLRASATRMAFDADYDHVLTMQARRRRLDAAIEERAADGEFTAIVRRVSCLRGVNTLTGFALAVEIGDWNRFTGNTIGSFVGLVPSEFSSGSSRAQGPITKTGNTHVRRLLVEAAWHHKPRYHVGAVMRSRWDRASAAARARGDEGNRRLHGRWVGFLERRKRPVTANVAVARELAGWCWSLAVMDD, via the coding sequence GTGTTTACAGAGCGTACGAGTGTGGGACTGGACGTGCATGCACGTTCGGTCGCAGCAGCGGCCATCGACGGCGTGACTGGTGAGGTTCAGCAGACTCGCCTGACCCCGTCCCACGAGCACATCCGGTCGTGGATATCGGGGCTGCCGGGGCCGGTGGCGGTGGCCTACGAGGCTGGTCCCACCGGTTTCGGCTTGCAGCGGTCGTTGACGGATGCCGGGATCCGCTGCGTCGTGGTGGCACCGTCGAAGCTGCAGAAGCCCGCTGGAGATCGAGTGAAGACCGATGCCCGCGATGCCCTGCATCTGTGCCGGTTGTTGCGTCTGGATGAGATCACGTCGGTGTCGATCCCGAGCGTGGCTCAGGAAGCGGCTCGTGACTTGGTGCGTGCCCGCGAGGACTGCCGCGGCGACCTGATGAGGGCTCGGCATCGCCTGTCCAAGCTGCTGTTGCGCCACGGCATCGTGTACTACGGCGGGGCGGCCTGGACCGGTGCCCATGATCAGTGGCTGCGCACCGTCGCCGCGCCGCAGCTCAGGGCGTCGGCGACGCGGATGGCCTTTGATGCCGACTATGACCACGTGTTGACAATGCAGGCCCGGCGGCGGCGTCTGGACGCAGCGATCGAGGAGAGGGCCGCCGATGGTGAGTTCACCGCGATTGTGCGGCGGGTGTCGTGTCTGCGGGGGGTGAACACGTTGACCGGGTTTGCGTTGGCAGTCGAAATTGGTGATTGGAACCGGTTCACCGGCAACACGATTGGCTCTTTTGTCGGGTTGGTTCCCTCGGAGTTTTCGTCGGGTTCCTCGCGGGCTCAGGGTCCGATCACCAAGACCGGCAACACCCATGTCCGGCGGCTGCTGGTCGAGGCGGCGTGGCATCACAAGCCGCGATATCACGTGGGTGCGGTGATGCGTTCGCGGTGGGATCGGGCTTCTGCGGCGGCCCGCGCCCGCGGGGACGAAGGCAACCGCCGCCTGCATGGCAGGTGGGTTGGCTTCCTGGAGCGACGTAAGCGACCCGTGACGGCCAATGTCGCGGTCGCGCGTGAACTGGCCGGCTGGTGCTGGTCGCTGGCAGTCATGGACGACTGA
- a CDS encoding (2Fe-2S)-binding protein: protein MHELPVALTVNGRNHRGVVEPRITLADFLRETCGLTGTHLGCEHGACGACTVLLDGQAVRSCLVFAVQADGQEVTTVEGIAGPEGELSPVQSAMKECHGLQCGFCTPGFVTSITALLADNPDPSDEEIREGLSGNFCRCTGYQGIVNAVRLAAAKTRNGEIVRS from the coding sequence ATGCATGAGCTTCCGGTGGCGTTGACGGTCAACGGCCGCAACCACCGCGGGGTGGTCGAACCGCGAATCACGTTGGCCGACTTCCTGCGTGAGACCTGCGGGCTTACCGGCACCCACCTCGGCTGTGAGCACGGGGCGTGCGGGGCGTGCACGGTGCTGCTCGACGGGCAGGCCGTCCGGTCCTGCCTCGTGTTCGCCGTGCAGGCCGACGGCCAAGAGGTCACCACGGTCGAGGGTATCGCCGGGCCGGAAGGAGAGCTGTCTCCCGTGCAGTCCGCGATGAAGGAATGCCACGGGCTGCAATGCGGTTTCTGCACACCGGGGTTCGTCACCTCGATCACTGCGCTGCTGGCCGACAATCCTGACCCCAGCGACGAGGAGATCCGCGAAGGGCTGTCCGGCAACTTCTGCCGGTGCACCGGGTACCAGGGCATCGTCAACGCCGTGCGCCTCGCAGCCGCGAAGACCCGCAACGGGGAGATCGTCAGGTCCTGA
- a CDS encoding SRPBCC family protein, with the protein MELNNEFRVAVPAAKTWEVLTDVNRVAPCLPGATLLSVDGDEFTGAVKVKVGPITVSYNGVAAFQEKDAAARRVVLKASGKETRGNGNASATVTAQLKDEGDATHVVINTDLTISGKAAQFGRGVLADVATNLIGQFAKALEADVLGDAPTATTAPTAEAAAAASQPAAGDSLDLLKVVAVPLAKRFAPVAGAVAAGAAAGFLIGRRRKRAPAAVLAEDLQAALARLLSS; encoded by the coding sequence GTGGAGCTGAACAACGAATTCCGGGTCGCGGTGCCCGCCGCCAAGACCTGGGAGGTGCTCACCGACGTCAATCGGGTGGCACCCTGCCTGCCCGGCGCGACGCTGCTGTCGGTCGACGGCGACGAGTTCACCGGCGCGGTCAAGGTCAAGGTCGGTCCGATCACGGTGTCCTACAACGGCGTTGCCGCGTTTCAGGAGAAGGACGCCGCGGCGCGGCGGGTGGTGCTCAAGGCTTCCGGCAAGGAGACCCGCGGAAACGGCAACGCCTCCGCGACCGTCACCGCACAACTCAAGGACGAGGGCGACGCCACCCACGTGGTGATCAACACCGACCTCACCATCTCGGGTAAGGCCGCCCAGTTCGGCCGCGGTGTGCTCGCCGACGTCGCGACCAACCTCATCGGCCAGTTCGCCAAGGCGCTCGAGGCCGACGTGCTCGGCGATGCCCCGACGGCGACGACGGCACCGACTGCGGAGGCGGCCGCCGCGGCGTCGCAGCCCGCCGCGGGTGATTCGCTCGACCTGCTCAAGGTGGTCGCGGTGCCGCTGGCGAAGCGCTTCGCGCCGGTCGCGGGCGCAGTGGCCGCGGGCGCCGCTGCGGGCTTCCTGATCGGCCGTCGCCGCAAGCGCGCGCCGGCGGCGGTGCTGGCCGAGGATCTGCAGGCCGCGCTGGCCCGGCTGCTGTCGTCATGA
- a CDS encoding xanthine dehydrogenase family protein molybdopterin-binding subunit, giving the protein MTDTVATRYSGTRVARVEDNRLLTGRGTFVDDIQRPGMLHACFVRSPFARARITRVDATAALAMPGVYAVYTADDLNGDAVEAWHAVTGKDIVDTPRPPLAEGEVKFVGDPVALVVAESRYLAEDAVDAVEVDYEPLPPVADFRTAVNCENVVHEQYPDNVAGGLGGAPPDEETFSSAACVVSENVYQQMYVPVPIETRGMVIEWEATTGELTLWASTQTPHELRAFTARLLGIPAQKVRVIMRDTGGGFGQKVVPMREDMVIMLAARKVPGALKWIEDRRENLMSAGQSRHVDGTARMAFDDDGTLLAVDIDFNQDVGAYPTPYPVLTTAAIGMFFPGPYRVPKASFNYKTVFSNTAGLHAYRGPWQYETLAREILLDIAARKLDMDPIELRRKNILRGDEMPYFNPNGMPYDHVAPADTFEQAVKILDHEGFRKEQAEALAQGRYIGLGFSAYIEPTGAATGHLGTEGCTIRMEPTGKINVYVNGGSTGNSLETTVIQLTADALGADIDDVATIQGDTAVTPYGAGTQGSRSAPMTAGAVNEAGTILRAQLVRMAAHRLEVTEDEIELGGSQAYVRDDPSKSVSFADIAYRAHYQPEHLPPGGTATLEATARFTSMAMIHWANATHACTCEVDVETGQVTLTRYIVSEDVGPMINPNVVEGQVAGGTVQGIGGALLESLVYDADGNPLSSTFVDYLLPTATEVPPIEFGHVEIPGPGVGGYKGAGEGGAIGATPAVINAINDALAPLGVTVTKLPASPATIVELLEGSGGLERSDRGIKPREDH; this is encoded by the coding sequence ATGACCGACACCGTCGCCACCCGGTACTCGGGCACCCGCGTCGCCCGCGTCGAGGACAATCGCCTGCTGACCGGTCGCGGCACCTTCGTCGACGACATCCAGCGCCCGGGGATGCTGCATGCGTGCTTCGTGCGCAGTCCCTTCGCCCGAGCCCGGATCACGCGCGTCGACGCGACCGCCGCTCTGGCGATGCCCGGCGTGTACGCGGTCTACACCGCCGACGACCTCAACGGTGACGCCGTCGAGGCCTGGCACGCCGTGACCGGTAAGGACATTGTCGACACCCCGCGCCCGCCGCTGGCCGAGGGCGAGGTGAAATTCGTCGGTGACCCCGTCGCGCTCGTCGTCGCCGAATCCCGGTACCTCGCCGAAGACGCCGTCGACGCCGTCGAGGTGGACTACGAACCCTTGCCCCCGGTGGCCGATTTCCGCACCGCGGTGAACTGCGAGAACGTCGTTCACGAGCAGTACCCGGACAACGTGGCGGGCGGACTCGGCGGCGCACCGCCGGACGAGGAGACCTTCTCGTCGGCGGCATGTGTGGTCAGCGAGAACGTCTATCAGCAGATGTACGTGCCGGTCCCGATCGAGACCCGCGGCATGGTGATCGAATGGGAAGCCACCACAGGCGAATTGACGCTGTGGGCGTCCACGCAGACACCGCACGAGCTGCGCGCGTTCACCGCCCGGCTGCTCGGCATCCCGGCCCAGAAGGTCCGGGTCATCATGCGCGACACCGGCGGCGGTTTCGGACAGAAGGTCGTGCCGATGCGCGAGGACATGGTCATCATGCTCGCCGCGCGCAAAGTCCCCGGTGCGCTGAAGTGGATCGAGGACCGGCGCGAGAACCTGATGTCGGCCGGCCAGTCCCGCCACGTCGACGGCACCGCGCGGATGGCATTCGACGACGACGGCACCCTCCTCGCCGTCGACATCGACTTCAACCAGGACGTCGGCGCGTATCCCACTCCGTACCCGGTGCTCACCACCGCGGCGATCGGCATGTTCTTCCCCGGGCCGTACCGCGTCCCGAAGGCCAGCTTCAACTACAAGACGGTGTTCTCCAACACCGCAGGCCTGCACGCCTACCGGGGCCCGTGGCAGTACGAGACGCTGGCACGCGAGATCCTGCTTGACATCGCCGCCCGCAAGCTCGACATGGACCCGATCGAACTGCGCCGCAAGAACATCCTGCGCGGGGATGAGATGCCCTACTTCAACCCCAACGGCATGCCGTACGACCACGTCGCACCGGCCGACACCTTCGAACAGGCCGTCAAGATCCTCGACCACGAGGGCTTTCGCAAGGAGCAGGCCGAAGCGCTCGCCCAGGGTCGCTATATCGGGCTGGGGTTCTCGGCATACATCGAACCGACGGGCGCGGCGACCGGCCACCTGGGCACCGAGGGGTGCACGATCCGGATGGAGCCGACCGGCAAGATCAATGTCTACGTCAACGGCGGGTCGACGGGAAACAGCCTGGAGACCACGGTCATTCAGCTCACCGCCGACGCGCTGGGCGCCGACATCGACGATGTGGCGACGATCCAGGGTGACACCGCCGTCACGCCCTACGGTGCGGGCACACAGGGCAGTCGCAGCGCCCCGATGACGGCGGGCGCGGTCAACGAGGCCGGCACCATCCTGCGGGCCCAACTCGTCCGCATGGCCGCGCACCGGCTCGAGGTCACCGAGGACGAGATCGAACTCGGCGGGTCGCAGGCGTATGTGCGCGACGACCCGTCGAAGAGCGTCAGCTTCGCCGACATCGCCTACCGGGCGCACTACCAGCCCGAGCACCTTCCGCCTGGAGGAACAGCCACCCTCGAAGCCACCGCACGCTTCACCTCGATGGCGATGATCCACTGGGCCAACGCCACCCACGCCTGCACCTGTGAGGTCGACGTGGAGACCGGCCAGGTGACGCTGACCCGCTACATCGTCAGCGAGGACGTCGGCCCGATGATCAACCCGAACGTCGTCGAGGGCCAGGTGGCCGGCGGCACGGTGCAGGGCATCGGGGGCGCACTGCTGGAGAGCCTGGTCTACGACGCCGACGGCAACCCTTTGTCGTCGACGTTCGTCGACTATCTGCTGCCGACGGCCACCGAGGTGCCGCCGATCGAATTCGGCCACGTCGAGATCCCCGGCCCGGGCGTCGGCGGCTACAAGGGCGCCGGCGAGGGTGGCGCCATCGGCGCCACACCGGCGGTCATCAACGCGATCAACGACGCGCTCGCCCCGCTGGGGGTGACCGTCACCAAGCTGCCCGCCAGCCCCGCGACCATCGTCGAACTGCTCGAAGGCTCCGGAGGGCTGGAGCGAAGCGACCGGGGAATCAAACCAAGAGAGGACCACTGA
- a CDS encoding NAD(P)-dependent oxidoreductase — translation MHIGFIGLGNMGSAMAANLLAAGHEVTAYNRSQHKVDALAAKGARPARTVAEASRAEVVVTMLADDAAVEAVSFGADGIVESLGPDALHVSSSTISLALAERLTAAHADAGQRFVSAPVFGRPEAAAAAKLFVVAAGAADDLTELAPVFEAVGQRTFVMGSEPKAANLVKMSGNFLIASVIESLGEAMALVTKGGVDAGEYLDLLTSTLFDAPVYRTYGGLVASREFEPAGFAATGGLKDVRLALEAGEGLQVPLPIASLLRDRFLTLLATGGGHLDWSAISALSARDAGGPGPVA, via the coding sequence ATGCACATCGGATTCATCGGCCTGGGCAACATGGGTTCCGCGATGGCGGCCAACCTACTGGCCGCCGGTCACGAGGTGACCGCCTACAACAGGTCCCAACACAAGGTCGACGCGCTGGCCGCCAAGGGCGCGCGCCCCGCCCGCACGGTGGCTGAAGCGTCCCGGGCCGAGGTCGTCGTCACGATGCTCGCCGACGACGCGGCCGTCGAAGCGGTCAGCTTCGGCGCGGACGGCATCGTGGAGTCCCTGGGCCCCGATGCGCTCCACGTGTCGTCATCGACCATCAGCCTGGCCCTGGCCGAACGGCTCACCGCCGCGCACGCCGACGCCGGTCAGCGCTTCGTGTCCGCACCCGTGTTCGGCCGCCCCGAGGCGGCTGCCGCGGCCAAACTCTTCGTCGTAGCCGCCGGTGCAGCCGATGACCTGACCGAACTCGCCCCGGTCTTCGAGGCCGTCGGACAGCGCACCTTCGTCATGGGGAGTGAACCGAAGGCGGCGAACCTCGTGAAGATGTCGGGGAATTTCCTGATCGCCTCCGTGATCGAATCGCTCGGCGAGGCCATGGCTCTGGTGACCAAGGGCGGCGTGGACGCCGGCGAGTACCTCGACCTGCTGACGTCCACGTTGTTCGACGCACCCGTGTACCGCACCTACGGCGGCCTTGTGGCGAGCCGCGAATTCGAGCCTGCCGGCTTCGCCGCCACGGGCGGTCTCAAAGATGTGCGTCTGGCGTTGGAAGCCGGTGAGGGTCTGCAGGTTCCGTTGCCGATCGCCAGCCTGCTGCGTGACCGGTTCCTCACGTTGCTCGCCACCGGCGGCGGACACCTGGACTGGTCGGCGATCAGTGCTCTCAGCGCCCGGGATGCAGGCGGCCCTGGCCCCGTCGCCTGA
- a CDS encoding alpha,alpha-trehalose-phosphate synthase (UDP-forming) — translation MAPGGDPGVGSGDSDFVVVANRLPIDMERLPDGTTSIKRSPGGLVTALEPLLRKRHGAWIGWAGIPDSPEDPIEDDGLHLYPVALSADDVADYYEGFSNATLWPLYHDLIVKPIYHRKWWDRYVDVNRRFAEATARAAAQGATVWVQDYQLQLVPKMLRMLRPDLTIGFFLHIPFPPVELFMQMPWRTEIIEGLLGADLVGFHLPGGAQNFLYLSRRLTGANTSRASVGVRSRFGEVQVGFRSVKVGAFPISIDSAELDTKARNRVVRQRAREIRNELGNPRKILLGVDRLDYTKGINVRLEAFSELLEDGRVDKDDTVLIQLATPSRERVQSYIEMREDIERQVGHINGEFGDVGHSIVHYLHRPVPRDELIAYFVAADVMLVTPLRDGMNLVAKEYVACRSDLGGALVLSEFTGAAAELRQAYLTNPHHLEGVKDAIEAALSQEPEEGRRRMRALRRQVLAHDVDRWARAFLDALADTRKDAIPV, via the coding sequence GTGGCTCCGGGGGGCGACCCAGGCGTTGGCTCCGGAGACTCCGACTTCGTCGTGGTGGCCAACCGGCTGCCGATCGACATGGAACGTCTTCCCGACGGCACCACGTCGATCAAGCGAAGTCCGGGTGGGCTGGTCACCGCCCTCGAGCCGCTGCTGCGTAAACGCCACGGCGCGTGGATCGGGTGGGCCGGCATTCCGGACAGCCCCGAGGACCCGATCGAGGACGACGGTCTGCACCTCTACCCCGTCGCCCTGTCGGCCGACGATGTCGCCGACTACTACGAGGGTTTCTCCAACGCCACCCTCTGGCCGCTCTACCACGACCTGATCGTCAAACCGATCTACCACCGCAAGTGGTGGGACCGCTACGTCGACGTCAACCGCCGCTTCGCCGAGGCGACCGCACGGGCCGCCGCCCAGGGCGCCACCGTGTGGGTGCAGGACTACCAGCTGCAGTTGGTGCCGAAGATGCTGCGCATGCTGCGTCCCGACCTGACGATCGGCTTTTTCCTGCACATCCCGTTCCCGCCGGTCGAGCTGTTCATGCAGATGCCGTGGCGCACGGAGATCATCGAAGGCCTGCTCGGTGCGGACCTCGTCGGCTTCCATCTGCCGGGCGGTGCGCAGAATTTCCTCTACCTGTCCCGCCGGTTGACCGGCGCCAACACCTCGCGCGCCAGCGTGGGTGTGCGCTCGCGGTTCGGCGAGGTCCAGGTCGGCTTCCGCTCTGTGAAGGTCGGCGCGTTCCCGATCTCGATCGACTCGGCCGAACTCGACACCAAGGCCCGTAACCGCGTCGTGCGTCAGCGCGCGCGGGAGATCCGCAACGAACTCGGCAACCCCCGCAAGATCCTGCTCGGCGTGGACCGGCTCGACTACACCAAGGGCATCAACGTGCGCCTCGAGGCGTTCTCGGAGCTGCTCGAGGACGGTCGCGTCGACAAGGACGACACCGTGCTCATCCAGCTGGCCACCCCCAGCCGCGAACGCGTCCAGAGCTACATCGAGATGCGGGAGGACATCGAACGTCAGGTCGGCCACATCAACGGCGAGTTCGGCGACGTCGGCCACTCGATCGTGCACTATCTGCACCGGCCGGTCCCCCGCGACGAGCTGATCGCGTACTTCGTGGCCGCCGACGTCATGCTGGTCACCCCACTGCGGGACGGGATGAACCTGGTCGCCAAGGAGTACGTGGCCTGCCGCAGCGATCTCGGCGGCGCGCTGGTGCTCAGTGAATTCACCGGTGCCGCAGCCGAACTCCGTCAGGCCTACCTGACCAACCCACACCACCTCGAAGGCGTCAAGGATGCGATCGAGGCGGCGCTGAGCCAGGAACCCGAGGAGGGCCGGCGACGGATGCGGGCGCTGCGCAGGCAGGTGCTCGCCCACGACGTCGACCGCTGGGCGCGGGCGTTCCTCGACGCGCTCGCCGACACCCGCAAGGACGCCATACCGGTGTGA
- a CDS encoding enoyl-CoA hydratase: MANADQVTYETLDDGRIARIWLDRPHTHNAQSRTLLVQLDEAFGRAEADDQVRVVILAARGKNFSAGHDLGSEEAIAERGPGPGQHPTFRMNGATRPAIAEKIYLQEWHYFFENTRRWRDLRKITIAQVQGNAISAGLMLIWACDLIVASDDAKFSDVVAVRLGMPGVEYYAHPWEFGPRKAKELLLTGDSIDADEAHRLGMVSKIFPRADLEDKTVEFARRIAALPTMAALLVKDSVNAAADAMGFTEALRHGFHIHELGHAHWAAHNENRMAVGMPPDVPDWRELGAPKSARRDVP, from the coding sequence GTGGCCAACGCCGATCAGGTGACCTACGAGACACTCGACGACGGGCGCATCGCGCGGATCTGGCTGGATCGGCCGCATACGCACAACGCCCAGTCCCGCACGCTGCTGGTACAGCTCGATGAGGCGTTCGGCCGTGCGGAGGCCGACGACCAGGTGCGGGTGGTGATCCTGGCGGCGCGCGGGAAGAACTTCTCGGCCGGGCACGACCTCGGGTCGGAGGAGGCGATCGCCGAGCGCGGCCCCGGGCCCGGGCAGCATCCGACGTTCCGGATGAACGGGGCGACGCGTCCCGCCATCGCGGAGAAGATCTACCTGCAGGAGTGGCATTACTTCTTCGAGAACACTCGGCGCTGGCGGGATCTGCGCAAGATCACCATCGCCCAGGTGCAGGGGAACGCGATCTCCGCGGGGCTGATGCTGATCTGGGCGTGCGACCTCATCGTCGCCTCCGATGACGCCAAGTTCAGTGACGTGGTGGCGGTGCGGCTCGGTATGCCGGGTGTCGAGTACTACGCCCACCCATGGGAGTTCGGACCTCGCAAGGCCAAAGAGCTTCTGCTGACCGGGGATTCGATCGACGCCGACGAGGCGCACCGCCTCGGCATGGTGTCGAAGATCTTCCCGCGTGCCGACCTGGAGGACAAGACCGTCGAATTCGCACGACGTATCGCCGCGCTGCCGACGATGGCGGCGCTGCTGGTCAAGGATTCGGTCAACGCGGCCGCGGACGCCATGGGTTTCACCGAGGCTCTGCGGCACGGCTTCCACATTCACGAACTCGGACACGCGCACTGGGCGGCACACAACGAGAACCGGATGGCGGTCGGGATGCCGCCCGATGTGCCGGACTGGCGCGAGCTCGGCGCACCGAAGTCGGCCCGGCGCGACGTGCCGTGA
- a CDS encoding SDR family oxidoreductase translates to MLLSLADRTYLVTGGGSGIGKGVATAILAAGGDVMLAGRNADRLAAAADELSAAAADGAGSVRYEPTDITNEDEAARLVEAATAWSGRLHGVVHSAGGSETIGPITQIDSDAWRRTVDLNVNGTMYVLKHAARELVRGGGGSFVGISSIASSNVHRWFGAYGPSKAALDHIMKLAADELGPSWVRVNGIRPGLIQTDLVGPILESPEVSADYRACTPLPRFGEVEDIANLSVFLLSDASAWITGQIINVDGGHALRRGPDMSGMLEPLFGADGLRGVV, encoded by the coding sequence TTGCTGCTTTCCTTGGCGGATCGAACCTATCTGGTCACCGGCGGTGGCAGCGGTATCGGCAAGGGGGTCGCCACGGCGATCCTCGCGGCGGGCGGCGACGTGATGCTGGCCGGCCGCAACGCCGACCGCCTCGCTGCCGCGGCCGACGAACTGTCCGCCGCGGCCGCCGACGGCGCCGGATCGGTGCGCTACGAGCCCACCGACATCACCAACGAGGACGAAGCGGCCCGGTTGGTCGAGGCCGCCACCGCCTGGAGCGGCCGGCTGCACGGTGTCGTGCACAGTGCGGGCGGATCGGAGACCATCGGTCCGATCACCCAGATCGACTCCGATGCCTGGCGGCGCACGGTGGACCTCAACGTCAACGGCACGATGTACGTGCTCAAGCACGCCGCCCGGGAACTGGTGCGTGGCGGCGGGGGGTCGTTCGTCGGGATCTCGTCGATCGCGTCGAGCAACGTGCACCGCTGGTTCGGTGCGTACGGGCCCAGCAAGGCGGCGCTCGACCACATCATGAAGCTGGCCGCCGACGAGCTGGGCCCATCCTGGGTGCGGGTCAACGGCATTCGTCCCGGCCTGATCCAGACCGACCTCGTCGGCCCCATCCTGGAGTCGCCGGAGGTGTCCGCCGATTACCGCGCCTGCACACCGCTGCCCCGATTCGGGGAGGTCGAGGACATCGCGAACCTCTCGGTGTTCCTGCTCAGCGATGCCTCGGCGTGGATCACCGGACAGATCATCAACGTCGACGGCGGGCACGCGTTGCGGCGCGGACCGGACATGTCGGGAATGCTCGAGCCGCTGTTCGGCGCCGACGGGCTACGCGGGGTGGTCTGA
- a CDS encoding FAD binding domain-containing protein — translation MKAAPFAYHRPDTVTEAVQMLAEFGEDAKILAGGQSLVPMLAMRLTHFEHLIDISRVGELTGIDLVDGQISVRAGTPHALVGMDDEVADSVPLLTLATPHIGHFQIRTRGTLGGAIAHADPAAEYAAVALALDAQIDAVSARGRREIAAADFFTGLWETSLAADEILTAVRFPVWSGRTGFAVEEFARRHGDFAIAGATIALEVDGDDRVTRCGIGLLGLGSTPLRGTDGERAVVGERISDISTDEIGRVTLAALADVPADLQGSASYRRRVGAAMVSRALTAAVTQVTSSEEMVHA, via the coding sequence ATGAAAGCCGCACCGTTCGCCTACCACCGTCCCGACACGGTGACCGAGGCGGTGCAGATGCTCGCCGAATTCGGTGAGGACGCCAAGATCCTGGCCGGCGGGCAGAGCCTGGTGCCGATGCTGGCCATGCGCCTGACGCACTTCGAGCACCTGATCGACATCTCCCGCGTCGGAGAGTTGACGGGTATCGACCTCGTCGACGGTCAGATCTCGGTGCGCGCGGGGACACCGCACGCGCTGGTCGGGATGGACGACGAAGTGGCCGACTCGGTGCCGCTGCTCACGTTGGCCACCCCACACATCGGGCACTTCCAGATCCGCACCCGCGGCACCCTCGGCGGCGCGATCGCCCACGCCGACCCCGCCGCCGAGTACGCCGCGGTCGCGCTGGCACTCGATGCGCAGATCGACGCCGTGTCCGCCCGCGGCCGCCGCGAGATCGCCGCCGCGGACTTCTTCACCGGCCTGTGGGAGACGTCGCTCGCGGCAGACGAGATCCTCACCGCCGTGCGGTTCCCCGTATGGAGCGGTCGGACCGGCTTCGCGGTCGAGGAGTTCGCGCGCAGGCACGGCGATTTCGCGATCGCCGGCGCGACGATCGCTCTGGAGGTCGACGGCGACGACCGTGTGACGCGGTGCGGCATCGGGCTGCTGGGCCTGGGGTCGACACCGCTGCGCGGCACCGACGGTGAACGGGCCGTCGTCGGAGAACGGATCTCCGACATCAGCACCGACGAGATCGGCAGAGTGACGCTGGCCGCACTCGCCGACGTACCCGCCGACCTGCAGGGTTCGGCGAGCTACCGCCGCCGCGTCGGGGCCGCGATGGTGTCGCGCGCCCTGACCGCGGCCGTCACACAGGTGACTTCATCGGAGGAGATGGTCCATGCATGA